The DNA region GGAAGGTCGGAGAGGTCGGGCCGGTGGCATTCCTGCGTATGGATGACAGGCAGGCCAACGGCACGGAAACCCTCGATCAGGCGTTTGACGTCGGAAACGATGGCGGTGACGTAGCTCACGTCATTACCGAGGCTCTCGCCAAAACCACCGGGCTCGGCAAAGTCTCGCTGCATGTCAATGACGATGAGCGCGACGCTCTCGCGACGGAGCGGAAAAGAGAAGGGAAGGGCCTTGATGTCAGCCATCAGTGATGTCCCGCCATATGCGCGCCAATGACGGAAATGTCGGCCATATGGGCCGGTGTCTCGAACACTAGCTTGCCTTCTGACATCACGAGAATACGGTCCGACATCTCCAGCAACTCATCCAGATCCTCCGAGATCAGCAGCACGGCGGTGCCGCTGTTGCGCGCCTTCATGATCCGCGAGCGAATTTCTGCAACCGCCGAGAAGTCGAGCCCGAAACAAGGATTTGACACGACCAGCAGATCGACATCTCCCGTCAGTTCGCGGGCAAGCACCGCGCGCTGCACATTGCCGCCGGAGAGCGAGGCGATCGGCGAGGCGGAAGAGGCCGTCTTCACCTTGAAGTCTGCGATCAGCTCGCCTGCGCGCTTCTTCATGCCGCGCAGATCGAGCCAGCGGGTCTCCCGGCCTTCCCCATCGAGGTCGAAGGTGCGGAATGCTAGGTTCTCGCTGACGCTCATCTTGGGCGCACAGGCATTCTGCAGCGGCTCCTCTGGAATGAAGCGCACGCTGCTGCTGCGGGTTTCCGCCCGGGTTGCGCCATAGGCCGTACCTTTCACCTGGACGCGGCCGGCTTCGGTCGGACGCTGTCCCGCCAGGATCTCGGAGAGTTCCTTCTGACCATTCCCCGAAATGCCCGCGATACCGACGATCTCGCCTGATTTGACAGCAAGCTGGTCGATCTCGATGGTCTTCAGGCCTGTCCTGTCGAGTGCCTTCACGCCATCGAGTTCCAGGATTGGCTTGGCATCCACCTGTACCGGTAGCCGGCTATCGAGCTCCGCCAGTCTGATGTCGCCGATCATCATCGCGGCCATGTCTTTCGTCGGAAGGGCGCTGGTCTTGCCACCCCCGGTAAACTTGCCCTTGCGCAGAACGGAAACCGCATCTGCAAACTTCGTCACCTCGTGAAACTTGTGGCTGATCATCAGCACGGTCAATTCGCCGCGCTCCGTCATGCCGCGCACCAGGCCCAGCATGTCGTCGGCCTCGCCGGGTGTCAGCACCGAGGTCGGCTCGTCGAGCACGAGAAAACGTCGGCCGAGATAAAGCTGCTTGATGATCTCGAGCTTCTGTTTCTCGCCGGCGGCGAGCTCCGCCACGGGGCGGTCGAGCGGGATCTCGAAGGGCATGGTCTGCATGAAGGCGGAGAGATCATGCTTTTCCCGCGCCCAGTTGATGACAGCCGGCACTTCGTTCCGGCTGATGACCAGGTTCTCCGCGCCGGTCAGTGACGGGACCAGTGTGAAATGCTGGTAGACCATGCCGAGTCCGAGGGCGGCGGCA from Rhizobium glycinendophyticum includes:
- a CDS encoding ABC transporter ATP-binding protein; amino-acid sequence: MIIGEIPPAKAIPAVGIETVDMTMRFGSFTALDTVSIKVEPGSFHALLGENGAGKSTLVKCIMGFYRQTSGQLMVDDREVTIGSPRDAAALGLGMVYQHFTLVPSLTGAENLVISRNEVPAVINWAREKHDLSAFMQTMPFEIPLDRPVAELAAGEKQKLEIIKQLYLGRRFLVLDEPTSVLTPGEADDMLGLVRGMTERGELTVLMISHKFHEVTKFADAVSVLRKGKFTGGGKTSALPTKDMAAMMIGDIRLAELDSRLPVQVDAKPILELDGVKALDRTGLKTIEIDQLAVKSGEIVGIAGISGNGQKELSEILAGQRPTEAGRVQVKGTAYGATRAETRSSSVRFIPEEPLQNACAPKMSVSENLAFRTFDLDGEGRETRWLDLRGMKKRAGELIADFKVKTASSASPIASLSGGNVQRAVLARELTGDVDLLVVSNPCFGLDFSAVAEIRSRIMKARNSGTAVLLISEDLDELLEMSDRILVMSEGKLVFETPAHMADISVIGAHMAGHH